A genomic window from Flavobacterium phycosphaerae includes:
- a CDS encoding MBOAT family O-acyltransferase, whose amino-acid sequence MFFNSFHFAAFLPIVFLLYWFVGHKSKINQNYILILASYYFYSCWDWRFLFLLVFSTLLDYVSAMKIEQSKTLSERKMWLWLCVVINVGFLGIFKYYNFFADSFAEVLNGFGLHTSPLLLDIILPVGISFYTFHGLSYIIDIYYGRIKSEKNFVDYSLFVCYFPLLVAGPIERATHLLPQVKKRRKFNFNKAKEGVYQIVWGLVKKVVIADSCAIYANAVFDHYHSMNSLSLLLGAVYFAFQIYGDFSGYSDIALGTSKLFGIDLLKNFNYPYFSRDIAEFWRKWHISLTTWFRDYLYIPLGGSKGSKWLKVRNTFIIFLVSGFWHGANWTFIAWGLINALYFLPLLLLNRNRKNLDEFALGFNFESIRILFNILITFGLTCLAWIFFRAKTITDAFQYIKRLFENGIFSEQYFAIERYNYELLPLVLLFIVAEWNSRNQIEPISGKFSWLKLGLCLAAIVALGVFSDYKEFIYFQF is encoded by the coding sequence ATGTTTTTTAATTCGTTTCATTTCGCAGCATTCCTTCCTATAGTTTTTTTACTGTACTGGTTTGTTGGGCATAAATCGAAAATCAATCAAAATTACATTTTAATCCTCGCGAGCTATTATTTTTACTCATGTTGGGATTGGCGCTTTCTGTTTTTGCTGGTTTTTTCTACCTTATTGGATTATGTTTCAGCAATGAAAATAGAACAAAGCAAAACGCTGTCCGAACGAAAAATGTGGCTCTGGCTTTGTGTTGTGATTAATGTGGGTTTCCTTGGTATTTTCAAATACTACAACTTCTTCGCCGATTCTTTTGCCGAAGTATTGAACGGTTTCGGATTACATACGAGTCCTTTATTATTAGACATTATCCTGCCGGTCGGCATTTCATTTTATACTTTCCACGGTTTATCCTATATCATTGATATTTATTACGGAAGAATCAAATCAGAGAAAAATTTTGTCGATTATTCCCTGTTTGTTTGCTACTTCCCACTGTTGGTGGCCGGTCCCATTGAACGGGCGACACATCTTTTGCCACAAGTCAAAAAACGACGCAAATTCAATTTTAACAAAGCCAAAGAAGGTGTTTACCAAATCGTTTGGGGCTTGGTTAAAAAAGTCGTTATCGCTGATTCGTGCGCCATCTATGCCAATGCGGTTTTTGATCATTACCATTCAATGAATTCCTTATCGTTGCTGTTAGGAGCGGTTTATTTTGCGTTCCAGATTTACGGTGACTTTTCCGGTTATTCCGATATCGCTTTAGGAACTTCTAAACTCTTTGGTATCGATTTACTGAAAAACTTCAACTATCCTTATTTCTCCAGAGATATAGCCGAGTTTTGGCGCAAATGGCACATCTCTTTAACCACTTGGTTCCGAGATTATTTGTACATCCCATTAGGAGGCAGCAAAGGGTCAAAATGGCTCAAAGTCAGAAACACTTTCATCATCTTTTTGGTCAGTGGTTTTTGGCACGGCGCCAATTGGACATTCATTGCATGGGGACTTATCAATGCCTTGTATTTCCTTCCGCTGTTATTGTTGAACCGAAACAGAAAAAACCTCGACGAGTTTGCCTTGGGCTTCAACTTTGAATCCATCCGCATTCTTTTCAACATCTTGATTACGTTTGGTCTTACGTGCTTAGCTTGGATATTTTTCAGGGCCAAAACCATTACCGATGCTTTTCAATACATCAAAAGATTGTTTGAAAACGGTATTTTCTCCGAACAGTATTTCGCTATCGAAAGATACAATTACGAGTTACTGCCATTAGTACTGCTATTCATTGTTGCCGAGTGGAACAGTCGAAACCAAATTGAACCGATTTCAGGAAAATTCAGTTGGTTAAAATTAGGCTTGTGCTTAGCCGCTATAGTAGCCTTGGGCGTGTTTTCTGATTATAAAGAATTCATTTATTTTCAATTCTGA
- a CDS encoding gluzincin family metallopeptidase → MKKLTYILFFFSFIAAAQHHSKMIVEVDSDKKVLTVIQELTFFNQTNDTLNNIVLNDWTNGYSSKNTPLAARFSDEFERSFHLAKEKERGRTDHITIIDQKKTFLTWERDANHPDVIQIRLREKLLPNQKVTLSLTYFVKVPSDKFTKFGYGDDGKMYLKNCFLLPARYENHAFVKYDNLNLDDCANSLSDYDLEIKIPQNLTLSSDLNELKKEVQNNQNYYQLTGKNRLDFNLFIDKNAAFSLYKNGSLEVVSDLGNTRLNDIQKAIVIDKIVSFVGDNLGKFPNQKITVSEADYERNPFYGLNQLPVFISPFSDEFLYEIKFLKTYLNNYLHSTLQLDPRQDNWIYDGIQVYIMMKYIEEFHPDSKMMGSVAKLRLVRGYNLVSLGFNGQYSYFYMLMARKNLDQPLGNPKNTLIRFNEKIASKYRAGLSLKYLDSYLEQDIVQNSIRQFLVLNQRQQTNRKDFETILTTNSPKKINWFFDKIIESRDIIDYKFEDVTRTKDSVSFKLNNKTQTNVPIPVYGIKDKQIVFKQWIDTFSKDSVFTVPRNEAEKIVINYKNEVPEFNLRNNWQSLRGFRLNNRPIKFNFMKDLEDPYYNQILYVPTLEYNLYDGFLPGFRFHNKTILDKPFIFDVNPTVSTKTQNLSGKALFFVNQYNRDSKLYNVKYMLSGHYLHYAPDAYYSKIAPTVFLNFRPDDYRDNQKSSIIIKEIMVDKQKSSYTTSEDTRNYQVFNVKYVNTKTEVTHHFHFLGDFQYSKTFGKLASEVQYRRLFDDNRQLNLRFFAGTFLHNKAEDDYFDFGLDRPTDYLFESEYLGRSEKTGLFSQQSIIADGFFKSKLETRTANRWMTTVNASYGIWNWIEAYGDIGAIKNKETCGKFVYDSGIRLNLVTDYFELYLPVYSNNGWEIGDKNYGEKIRFIVTFRPETLINLFTRKWF, encoded by the coding sequence TTGAAAAAACTAACCTACATACTTTTCTTTTTTAGTTTTATTGCTGCGGCTCAACACCATTCCAAAATGATAGTGGAAGTTGACAGTGATAAAAAAGTACTGACTGTTATTCAGGAACTAACCTTTTTCAATCAAACCAACGATACCTTAAATAACATCGTACTAAACGATTGGACCAATGGATATTCGTCTAAAAACACGCCGCTGGCCGCAAGATTTTCAGATGAATTTGAACGAAGTTTTCATTTGGCCAAAGAAAAAGAACGCGGTCGCACAGACCACATAACCATCATCGACCAAAAGAAAACCTTCCTGACTTGGGAGCGCGATGCCAATCATCCTGATGTGATTCAAATCAGATTAAGAGAGAAGCTTTTACCCAATCAAAAAGTAACACTTTCCCTTACCTACTTCGTTAAAGTTCCCAGTGATAAGTTTACCAAATTCGGCTATGGCGATGACGGAAAAATGTATTTAAAAAACTGTTTCCTGTTACCGGCACGGTATGAAAACCATGCATTTGTTAAGTATGACAATTTAAACTTAGACGATTGCGCCAACAGCCTTTCTGATTATGATTTGGAAATCAAAATTCCGCAAAACCTGACGCTGAGTTCTGATTTAAACGAACTAAAAAAAGAAGTCCAAAACAACCAAAACTATTACCAACTCACCGGAAAAAACCGTTTGGATTTTAATTTGTTTATTGATAAAAACGCGGCCTTCTCCTTATATAAAAACGGTAGTTTAGAAGTTGTTTCCGATTTGGGCAACACCCGTTTGAACGACATTCAAAAAGCCATTGTCATTGATAAAATAGTCAGCTTTGTCGGCGATAATCTGGGCAAATTCCCCAACCAAAAAATCACCGTTTCCGAAGCCGATTATGAGCGAAATCCTTTTTATGGATTGAATCAGTTACCGGTTTTTATCAGCCCGTTTTCGGATGAGTTTTTGTATGAAATTAAATTCCTAAAAACCTATCTGAATAACTATTTGCACAGCACGCTTCAACTCGACCCAAGACAGGACAACTGGATTTACGACGGAATTCAGGTGTACATCATGATGAAATACATAGAAGAATTTCATCCCGACAGCAAGATGATGGGTAGCGTGGCGAAGTTGCGACTGGTGCGTGGTTACAACTTGGTAAGTCTTGGTTTTAATGGACAGTACAGCTATTTTTATATGCTGATGGCGCGTAAAAACTTAGACCAACCGCTGGGCAATCCGAAAAATACCTTAATCCGATTCAACGAAAAAATTGCTTCAAAATACAGGGCCGGTCTGAGTCTGAAATACCTCGACAGCTATCTCGAGCAGGATATTGTGCAAAACAGCATCCGTCAGTTTTTGGTTTTAAATCAAAGACAACAAACCAACCGAAAGGATTTTGAAACGATATTAACTACTAATTCCCCCAAGAAAATCAACTGGTTTTTTGATAAAATTATCGAATCACGCGACATCATTGATTACAAATTTGAAGACGTTACCCGCACCAAAGACAGTGTTAGTTTCAAACTGAACAACAAAACCCAAACCAATGTTCCGATTCCGGTCTATGGTATCAAAGACAAGCAAATTGTTTTCAAACAATGGATAGACACGTTCTCAAAAGACAGCGTGTTTACAGTTCCTAGAAACGAGGCCGAGAAAATTGTCATCAATTACAAAAACGAAGTGCCCGAATTCAATTTGAGAAACAACTGGCAATCCCTTAGAGGCTTTCGATTGAATAATCGCCCGATAAAGTTCAACTTCATGAAAGATTTGGAAGATCCGTATTACAACCAAATTCTGTATGTACCTACTTTGGAATACAACTTATACGATGGTTTTTTGCCGGGTTTCCGCTTTCACAACAAAACCATTTTGGACAAACCGTTCATCTTTGATGTCAATCCGACCGTTTCTACCAAAACCCAAAACCTCTCCGGAAAAGCTTTGTTTTTTGTAAACCAATACAACCGCGATAGCAAATTATACAATGTAAAATACATGTTAAGTGGGCATTACTTGCACTACGCTCCAGATGCCTATTACAGCAAAATTGCACCAACCGTTTTCCTCAATTTCCGTCCGGATGATTACCGCGATAATCAAAAATCGTCTATTATCATCAAAGAAATTATGGTAGACAAACAAAAATCGTCTTATACCACTTCAGAAGACACTCGAAACTATCAGGTATTTAACGTCAAATATGTAAATACTAAAACAGAAGTTACCCATCATTTTCATTTCTTGGGCGATTTTCAATATTCAAAAACATTTGGCAAACTGGCTTCTGAAGTTCAGTACCGTAGATTGTTTGATGACAACCGCCAACTGAACCTGCGCTTTTTTGCCGGAACCTTTTTGCACAACAAAGCAGAAGACGATTATTTTGATTTTGGCTTAGACCGTCCAACCGATTATTTGTTTGAAAGCGAATACTTGGGCCGTTCCGAAAAAACCGGTTTGTTCAGCCAACAATCCATCATTGCCGATGGTTTCTTTAAGTCAAAATTAGAAACCCGAACCGCCAACCGTTGGATGACAACTGTCAATGCCAGCTACGGGATTTGGAACTGGATTGAAGCTTATGGCGATATCGGTGCTATTAAAAACAAAGAAACCTGCGGTAAGTTTGTGTATGACAGTGGAATTCGTCTGAACCTCGTTACCGATTATTTCGAATTATATCTTCCGGTGTATTCTAACAATGGCTGGGAAATTGGCGATAAAAATTATGGCGAAAAGATTCGTTTTATTGTCACTTTCAGACCTGAAACCCTTATCAATCTTTTCACCCGAAAATGGTTTTAA
- a CDS encoding alpha-ketoacid dehydrogenase subunit alpha/beta encodes MTEAQTKTEITFDDFKTEVVNDYRIAKISRECSLLGRKEVLTGKAKFGIFGDGKEVPQLALAKAFQNGDFRSGYYRDQTFMMAIGQLTIQQFFAGLYGHTDLSHDPMSAGRQMGGHFATHSLDENGNWNNLTQQKNSSADISPTAGQMPRLLGLAQASKIYRNVRGLEDFNKFSKEGNEVAWGTIGNASTSEGLFFETINAAGVLQVPMVMSVWDDEYGISVHARYQTTKESISEILKGFQRDEDNNGYEIMTVKGWDYPALVETYQKASAIAREQHVPVLIHVDELTQPQGHSTSGSHERYKNAERLAWEAEFDCLAQMRTWLIDNNLATAEELETIDNEAKKEVMEGKKAAWTAFVTPMKEEQQELVSLLNTIAETSANKVFIEKYAADLASIKEPIRKDIITTARKVLRLVVTENGKASLATWITNYTNKIQPKFSSHLFSQSAQNVLQATEVAPTYDNTAEEVDARLILRDNFDAIFNKYPEALIFGEDAGNIGDVNQGLEGMQEKYGELRVADAGIREATILGQGIGMAMRGLRPIAEIQYLDYLLYAIQIMSDDLATLQYRTQGRQKSPLIIRTRGHRLEGIWHSGSPMGMIINAIRGIHVLVPRNMTKAAGFYNTLLETDEPALVVECLNGYRLKEKMPTNLGEFKTPIGIVETIKTGTDITIVSYGSTLRIIEQAAKELLEVGIDVEIIDAQSLLPFDINHDCAKSVAKTNRLLVIDEDVPGGASAYLLQQIVDEQNGYQHLDSQPQTLASKAHRPAYGTDGDYFSKPSAEDVFEKVYTIMHEAKPDKFPSLY; translated from the coding sequence ATGACCGAAGCACAAACCAAGACCGAAATTACCTTTGATGATTTCAAAACCGAAGTAGTAAACGATTACAGAATTGCTAAAATCAGCAGAGAATGTAGTCTACTGGGACGAAAAGAAGTGTTAACCGGAAAAGCCAAGTTTGGAATATTCGGCGACGGTAAAGAAGTACCGCAATTGGCATTAGCCAAAGCCTTTCAAAACGGAGACTTCCGTTCGGGCTATTACCGCGACCAGACTTTTATGATGGCGATTGGGCAGTTAACCATTCAGCAATTCTTTGCCGGTTTATACGGACATACTGATTTGTCACATGACCCCATGAGTGCCGGACGACAAATGGGCGGACACTTTGCTACTCATTCTTTGGATGAAAACGGTAATTGGAATAACTTAACGCAACAAAAAAACTCGAGTGCTGATATCTCTCCTACTGCCGGACAAATGCCGCGTTTGTTAGGATTGGCACAAGCCTCCAAAATATACAGAAACGTTCGTGGCTTAGAAGACTTCAACAAATTTTCTAAGGAAGGTAACGAAGTCGCTTGGGGAACCATCGGTAATGCTTCTACCTCTGAAGGCCTATTTTTTGAAACCATCAACGCAGCCGGTGTACTACAAGTTCCTATGGTAATGAGCGTTTGGGATGATGAGTACGGTATCTCAGTTCACGCCCGCTATCAAACTACTAAAGAAAGTATTTCTGAAATCCTGAAAGGATTCCAACGCGACGAAGATAACAACGGCTACGAAATCATGACCGTGAAAGGTTGGGATTATCCGGCTTTGGTTGAAACCTATCAAAAAGCCTCTGCCATTGCCCGTGAACAACACGTTCCGGTGTTAATCCACGTGGATGAATTGACTCAGCCACAAGGACATTCGACTTCAGGTTCACACGAAAGATATAAGAACGCTGAACGTTTAGCTTGGGAAGCTGAGTTTGATTGTTTGGCCCAAATGCGAACTTGGTTAATAGACAACAATTTGGCCACCGCCGAAGAATTAGAAACCATTGACAACGAAGCCAAAAAAGAAGTCATGGAAGGCAAAAAAGCCGCCTGGACTGCCTTTGTAACGCCAATGAAAGAAGAGCAACAGGAGTTGGTTTCCCTATTAAATACCATAGCCGAAACAAGTGCTAATAAAGTATTCATCGAAAAATATGCTGCTGATTTAGCTTCCATCAAAGAGCCTATCCGAAAAGATATCATCACCACAGCACGCAAAGTGTTGCGTTTGGTTGTAACAGAAAACGGTAAAGCCTCATTGGCCACTTGGATAACGAATTACACCAATAAAATCCAGCCTAAATTCAGTTCGCACTTGTTTTCGCAATCGGCACAAAATGTATTGCAAGCCACTGAAGTAGCACCAACTTATGATAACACAGCCGAAGAGGTAGACGCTCGTTTAATATTACGCGATAACTTTGACGCCATTTTCAATAAATACCCTGAAGCATTGATTTTTGGTGAAGATGCCGGAAATATTGGCGACGTAAACCAAGGCTTAGAAGGGATGCAGGAAAAATACGGAGAACTCCGTGTGGCCGATGCCGGTATTCGTGAGGCTACCATCCTCGGACAAGGAATAGGAATGGCCATGCGTGGTTTACGACCTATAGCCGAAATTCAATATTTAGATTACTTGCTCTATGCCATCCAAATCATGAGCGATGACTTAGCAACGTTGCAATACAGAACACAAGGCCGTCAAAAATCACCCTTGATTATCAGAACTCGTGGCCACCGTTTAGAAGGTATTTGGCATTCAGGCTCACCAATGGGAATGATTATTAATGCCATTCGCGGTATTCATGTTTTGGTACCGAGAAACATGACCAAAGCGGCCGGTTTCTACAATACTTTGTTAGAAACTGACGAACCTGCTTTAGTAGTGGAGTGTTTGAACGGGTACCGACTAAAAGAAAAAATGCCTACCAATTTAGGCGAATTCAAAACGCCAATCGGTATAGTGGAAACCATTAAAACCGGTACCGATATCACCATAGTTTCTTATGGCTCTACGTTAAGAATCATCGAACAAGCCGCCAAAGAATTACTCGAAGTGGGAATTGATGTGGAAATTATAGATGCGCAATCCTTATTACCGTTTGACATAAACCACGACTGTGCCAAAAGCGTAGCCAAAACCAATCGTTTATTGGTAATAGATGAAGACGTACCGGGAGGGGCTTCAGCCTACCTGTTACAACAAATAGTAGACGAACAAAACGGGTACCAACATTTAGACAGCCAACCGCAAACCTTAGCTTCTAAAGCCCACAGACCGGCTTATGGTACTGACGGGGATTACTTTTCTAAACCCTCAGCAGAAGACGTCTTCGAAAAAGTATACACCATCATGCACGAAGCCAAACCGGACAAGTTTCCGAGTTTATATTAA
- the pepT gene encoding peptidase T: protein MQHIIDRFVSYVTIDTESDPNSTTTPSTKKQFDLANKLVDELKAIGMKEVTIDKYGYVMATLPSNVDHKVPTIGFVSHFDTTPDFTGKDVKPQIIKNYDGGDIVLNKAQNIVLSPNYFKDLLLYKGQTLITTNGLTLLGADDKAGITEIMTAMEHMINNPQIKHGKIRVCFTPDEEIGRGADLFDVKKFGADWAYTMDGSQIGELEYENFNAAGVKITFKGKSVHPGYAKGKMINSMLIANDFINELPKGETPQETKGYEGFFHVTQLQGSIEETKLELIIRDHDMKLFKQRKALIEKITAKFNKKFAKQFGEDIVVTTITDQYYNMKEKVEPVMFIVDLAEKAMKSLGIKPLIKPIRGGTDGCRLSYMGLPCPNIFAGGHNFHGKYEYVPVESMQKAIDVIVKIAELTATTDFTKKEKAKKK, encoded by the coding sequence ATGCAACATATCATTGACCGTTTCGTAAGCTATGTCACTATTGACACCGAATCGGATCCGAACTCCACTACAACCCCAAGCACCAAAAAACAATTTGATTTAGCCAACAAACTGGTCGACGAACTTAAAGCCATCGGCATGAAAGAAGTGACGATTGACAAATACGGTTATGTAATGGCAACCTTACCGTCAAACGTAGACCACAAAGTGCCAACGATTGGCTTTGTATCTCACTTTGACACCACCCCCGATTTCACCGGAAAAGACGTAAAACCACAAATCATAAAAAATTATGATGGTGGCGATATCGTGTTGAACAAAGCGCAAAACATAGTGCTTTCGCCAAATTATTTTAAAGATTTATTACTGTATAAAGGGCAAACGTTAATTACTACCAATGGTTTAACGCTGCTTGGTGCCGATGACAAAGCCGGTATCACCGAAATCATGACCGCTATGGAGCACATGATTAACAACCCGCAAATCAAACACGGAAAAATCAGAGTATGCTTCACTCCCGATGAAGAGATTGGTCGTGGTGCCGATTTATTTGATGTGAAAAAATTCGGAGCCGACTGGGCCTACACCATGGATGGTAGTCAGATTGGTGAATTAGAATATGAAAACTTCAACGCAGCCGGTGTAAAGATTACTTTCAAAGGGAAGTCGGTGCATCCTGGTTATGCCAAAGGCAAAATGATTAACTCGATGCTGATTGCTAACGATTTCATCAACGAATTGCCTAAAGGCGAAACTCCGCAGGAAACCAAAGGTTATGAAGGCTTCTTCCACGTTACCCAATTACAAGGAAGCATTGAAGAAACCAAATTGGAATTAATCATTCGTGACCATGATATGAAGTTGTTCAAACAACGTAAAGCCTTAATCGAAAAAATCACAGCCAAATTCAATAAAAAATTCGCTAAGCAATTTGGGGAAGATATTGTTGTTACAACCATCACCGACCAGTACTACAACATGAAAGAAAAAGTAGAACCGGTAATGTTTATTGTTGATTTAGCCGAAAAAGCAATGAAGTCTTTAGGTATTAAACCCTTAATCAAACCTATCCGCGGTGGTACTGACGGTTGTCGTTTGTCTTATATGGGCTTACCTTGTCCGAACATTTTTGCCGGGGGTCATAACTTCCACGGAAAATACGAATACGTTCCGGTAGAAAGCATGCAAAAAGCCATTGATGTGATTGTAAAAATCGCTGAACTAACCGCTACTACTGATTTCACGAAAAAGGAAAAAGCAAAGAAGAAATAA
- a CDS encoding YdeI/OmpD-associated family protein, with translation MKEEKHTWDKVNQWGEELALLRNIIQKTELVETTKWGGEVYTINNKNVLGIGGFKNFFTIWFFNGVFLKDEAQVLVNANEGVTRALRQWRFTSAKEVNEKLIMQYIREAIENEKAGLSIKPEKKEAMQCDYFAAALKDDKKLNIALEQLTPFKQKEYWEYMATAKQEKTKVSRLEKIKPMILEGRGLNDKYRS, from the coding sequence ATGAAAGAAGAAAAGCACACTTGGGATAAAGTCAACCAATGGGGAGAAGAATTAGCCTTGTTGCGAAACATTATTCAAAAGACCGAGCTGGTAGAAACCACAAAATGGGGTGGCGAAGTGTATACTATCAACAACAAAAATGTGTTGGGCATTGGTGGCTTTAAAAACTTCTTTACCATTTGGTTTTTCAACGGAGTGTTTCTCAAAGATGAAGCTCAGGTTTTAGTCAATGCTAATGAAGGAGTGACTCGAGCTTTACGTCAGTGGCGTTTTACTTCGGCAAAGGAAGTCAACGAAAAACTGATTATGCAGTACATCCGCGAAGCCATAGAAAACGAAAAGGCCGGACTTTCCATCAAACCCGAAAAGAAAGAAGCCATGCAATGTGATTATTTTGCGGCGGCTTTGAAGGATGACAAAAAACTCAATATTGCTTTGGAACAACTAACTCCTTTCAAACAAAAAGAATATTGGGAGTATATGGCCACTGCCAAGCAGGAAAAAACCAAAGTCAGCCGCCTCGAAAAAATAAAACCCATGATACTCGAAGGCAGAGGCTTGAACGATAAATACAGAAGTTAA
- the yajC gene encoding preprotein translocase subunit YajC: MNPMFALQMVALLAIFYFFMIRPQQKKVKQEKEFEAGLKVGDKIITKSGFHGKIVEIGEGTVVIETMSGKLKIERSAISLEMTAALNKKA, from the coding sequence ATGAATCCAATGTTTGCGTTACAAATGGTCGCCTTATTGGCAATTTTCTATTTCTTTATGATTAGACCACAACAAAAGAAAGTGAAACAAGAAAAAGAATTCGAAGCCGGATTAAAAGTGGGCGATAAGATAATCACTAAAAGTGGTTTTCATGGTAAAATAGTTGAAATAGGAGAAGGGACAGTCGTTATTGAAACCATGTCGGGGAAATTAAAAATTGAGCGTTCGGCTATATCGTTAGAGATGACCGCTGCGTTGAATAAGAAAGCCTAG
- a CDS encoding DUF1573 domain-containing protein encodes MNKRISLLSIVVLFVMTTSCKKENVTSETEMTFETQKHDFGTITQGDKVVFDFKFKNTGKSDLVITDAKGSCGCTIPEYPKEPVAPGAAGIVKVSFNSAGKIGENSKSVVLSANVPEGKKILYIQSNIVPKGTK; translated from the coding sequence ATGAATAAAAGAATAAGTTTATTGTCTATCGTTGTTTTATTTGTAATGACAACATCTTGTAAAAAAGAAAATGTTACTTCGGAAACAGAAATGACTTTTGAAACCCAAAAGCACGATTTCGGAACCATTACGCAAGGCGATAAAGTGGTGTTTGATTTCAAGTTTAAAAACACCGGGAAATCGGATTTAGTTATAACCGATGCTAAAGGTTCGTGTGGCTGCACTATTCCTGAATATCCTAAAGAACCTGTGGCTCCGGGAGCAGCCGGAATTGTAAAAGTGTCTTTCAACTCCGCCGGAAAAATAGGTGAGAATTCAAAGTCAGTAGTACTATCAGCTAATGTTCCGGAAGGGAAAAAAATATTATACATTCAATCTAACATAGTTCCGAAAGGAACAAAATAA
- the nusB gene encoding transcription antitermination factor NusB, with product MQSIYAMHQKRSDELEKEEKFLIQSIDNIQDLYLIMLSSLIEIRKKEVIFLDASSKKHLATPEEKKPNTKFINNAVLQLLEENSSLSIALEKRKINNWLMNDDYILILLNEIKKSSLYQKYMSTKKTTFEEDKQFVVDMFTEVLAPNEKLYEYLEDHKLTWIDDIPLVNTQIQKQLKQITEKDDFRVVKLYKDEEDKEFVSLLFRKTVLNEVELAKEYIDKTPNWDADRIAEIDTIILKMAICEFLKFPSIPVKVTINEYLEIAKEYSTPKSSIFINGILDNLVKEFENENKIKKTGRGLM from the coding sequence ATGCAATCCATCTACGCGATGCATCAAAAAAGATCTGATGAATTAGAAAAAGAAGAAAAGTTTTTGATTCAAAGTATCGATAATATTCAGGATTTGTATTTAATCATGCTGTCTTCGCTGATTGAAATCAGAAAAAAGGAAGTGATATTCTTAGACGCTTCAAGCAAAAAGCATTTAGCTACACCGGAAGAAAAAAAGCCCAACACTAAATTCATCAACAACGCTGTTCTTCAATTATTGGAAGAAAACAGTTCGTTAAGTATTGCGTTAGAGAAACGTAAAATCAACAACTGGTTGATGAATGATGACTACATTTTGATTTTATTAAACGAAATCAAGAAAAGCAGTTTGTACCAAAAATACATGAGCACCAAGAAAACTACGTTTGAAGAAGACAAACAGTTTGTGGTAGATATGTTTACCGAAGTGTTGGCGCCAAATGAAAAGCTATATGAATACTTAGAAGATCATAAACTGACTTGGATTGACGATATTCCGCTAGTGAATACCCAAATTCAGAAGCAGTTGAAGCAAATTACCGAGAAAGATGATTTCAGAGTGGTTAAGCTTTACAAAGATGAAGAAGATAAAGAATTCGTGAGCTTGTTATTCAGGAAAACGGTTTTAAATGAAGTGGAATTAGCCAAAGAATACATAGACAAGACCCCTAATTGGGATGCCGATCGTATAGCCGAAATAGATACCATCATTTTGAAAATGGCCATATGCGAATTTTTGAAGTTTCCATCCATTCCGGTGAAAGTTACGATTAACGAGTATCTTGAAATTGCCAAAGAATACTCAACACCAAAGAGCAGTATTTTCATTAATGGGATTTTGGATAATTTGGTCAAAGAATTTGAAAACGAAAACAAAATCAAGAAAACCGGCAGAGGTTTAATGTAA